The Metallosphaera hakonensis JCM 8857 = DSM 7519 genome includes the window ATATCTTCACGTCCCCCACGGGGACTCCTATCACGTACTTGAACTGCGATATGAACCTGAGGACTTCCACGGTGTAGAAGTCCGCGTCCAGGGTTACGAGCCTCACCTTGAAGCCCATTCCCGCAATTTGCTCCACGAGGAACTTCACGATCTCGTCCTTGGTCATCCCGTTAACTTGGGGAACGAAGGCCAGGAGGAGCACCATTCCCTGATACTTCGTGGTCGCGGTGGCGTAGTTCCACGAGCTCCCCTTGGAACTACCCAACCCGTTCACCGGCTTACCGTACCACGTCTTCGTTAGTACTTCCGAAAAGTTTAAAACATTCTGTAATGATCTAGAAGAATGGAAAATTTAGTAGGGGCTTGCGAGATGGAAAAGGACGTTAAGGTGAGGGAGAATGAGGCTTCCGTGTATAGATGTGTAAGAAACGTCGTTTTCAGGTAAAATACGCAACTATAATTGATAGTCCCAAAATACTTGGGGCTAGATAAAATTGAGTGTTCATAACTTACCGGAAATACTAGTGGTCCAATCTATGGAGACGTCGACCTCCTTCACTCCCTTGAGCATCTCCATGTAAATCCTCCTCATGGACTCCAGGAGCTTCTCCACAACCTCGTTTCCCTGCTCCTCCACGTAGTTCCTCACGGTCTGAGGTGACACGTTGTACCCGTTGGACCTGCCCTCCACGGAGTCCTTCCACAAGCACGCGGAGACCAGAACTCTCGCTACCTCCTCCGCCCTTCTCCCCTTGAAGGTTAACATGGAAAGTAATTTATATCCTATTTGTTGTAGATTATTTTGGTGAGGAAGACCCGGTGTTACCACCTTAGGTTCACCACGTGATAATACCGGGTTCCTCGCCTTAAACCTTTCTTCAATTTGTTGCGCTCTTCACAAAGCAATAAATTCTATTACTTTTTACGAATCTGATACTACCCAACCAGAATTATTTTTCGTAAAATGATTTTGGGTCTACCGTAAAGGGCGAGGGTTCCCCTAGGACGGATCATAGTTCGGGTTTACCGCCTTCATCCTCATCACTTCATGGCTAGTGGGTGCTTGAACCCACCCCGCTCCGTTCGTCCAGCGGTAGACCACGGGCTGGGCCTTCAGCCCATTACCCCTATCCCTCACCAAGAGTTGCCCTCTACTTTTGGTTCTTTGGGACTCGGGGATATGTAGGATATTCACCGCACCGTTCAGATCCGCGTTTATCACTTTACCCGTGCGGGGACACTTGAAAAGACCACGTTTAATACGCCCACTTCCGTGGGCTTCCCCGCATAGGGAACAAGTCTTAGAAGTATAAGACTCATCCACCTTAACGATCTTAATCCCTAATTCCTCTCCAACCTCCTCAAAACGTTTAATAACGTGAGAATGTCCGGAATGTAAAAAATCAATTTATACTGCGGAGAATATTCATGTTTTTATTATCTTTACAATGAATAATTCGAATCATCTATCTCGGGGAACGGAGTCTCACGATAGACTGTTTACAGGTTATCCAGATATAACCTTATACCTAGAATAATTCTGGTTCTCATTTTAATATTTTCGCCGAAATATTTGCATTCCGGACATTGTCACGTAACTGTAGTTCCAGAAGTTTACAGTGAGCTTGTTGCCGTGGTCTCGTGATATCTCCCTAGGATAACCTACAACTACCTCACTTACCCCCTTCTCCTTCAACCCCTCCATTATTTTCCTAACCATGCTGTTCAGAGCGTGCTTTAGAGACCTCCTCTTATCGTGTAACAACTTCAACTTCTTACTCCTCCTTTGCCCGTGCCGTGCTAAAACTTTTTGAACCTCACTTACCCTCTTGCTATAATGCTCGTACTGTGAGAGAGCACTACCCCCTTTAAACACGTACCAATTGCCGTCCTCAACGTAAACAGTTGCCAAATTAACAATACCCAAATCCACGGAAGCCTTTAACCTACCCTCAACTTTCACGTTATTCTCAACCTCCACTGGAATATGAGCGTACCAACTCCTCCTAGCTTCGTCAACATACACCTCAATGTCAAATACTTCGTAAATGTTAAGGATGAGTTCTTGTGGAACTTTATTTGTTTTCAGAGGAAGACAGATTGAATAATATTAAATTAAACTAAAATTTCAGAATGTGCTGCTTGAATTGTTTTCACAATGATTAAGGATAAGGGATAAAGGTTACTGCGAGAATTGAGACCCGTGTTGGCAATTCTAAATCACAGATTAGAGGGACTCGGAACTCTAAAGTCCGTATTTGAGGATATGGGGATAAAGGTAACCGAGAAGATGGCTACAGAGCTTTCGGGTAGGGAAACCTTTGATGGATTGATCATTATGGGTGGTCCAATGGGAGTGTATCAGATGGACAAGTATCCTTTTCTTAGGATCGAAACCAAGTTAATAAGGGACGCAATAGAAATGGGGAAGCCAGTTCTAGGTATCTGTCTTGGAGCGCAACTTATTTCAGCATCAATGGGAGGAGAGGTAAGGAAGGGAACATTTGGAGAAGAGATAGGAGTCAAGAGAGTGACCTTCCTCAAGGACCTAGGAGTAGGAAACTCTGCGGAGGTCTTCCATTGGCACGGAGATACTTTTTCTCTGCCTGCAGGAGCAACGCTCCTGGCCTACAGCGATAAGTACTTCCAAGGATTTCAGATGGGATCTACGATGGGATTACAATTTCATGTAGAGGTAGACTCGAGAATGATAAGAGAGTGGATAAGGGAGTACGGAGGAGATACGAAACTAGTTGACGAAGTAAGTGAAAGAGAGGAACGCTTCAGAATTGTTGAGGATAAATTGATGCATGCATGGATTGACTCGTTAAAGGGATAGGAGCATCTGACTTGCGAAAGGTAGTGGGACATTCCTTAACGCCTATCCTTAAGATAACTTCCTGTGAGTAGGGTGAGGAGATTTTACCACCTCTAGCTGTGAAAGACAAAAGAATTCAATCTAATAATAGTCTCTAAATCTTCCTATTTAGACTAGAACCTTAGTCTGGCCTATCCTTCATGCCTCAAGAAGGCGACGAATAACACCTTTTTAGAATTACCAACGTTAACTAGACTTTCTTCTCTACTACGATAATACTTGGCATCAAGTGGACGTCTCTTCCTCCTCCACGGTTCACGTGAAGTTCACCGGGGTTGAGGACCAGAAAGGTCGCAGCTCTCCTCTCGAAAGTATCCAATAGCACTCCCCTCAAATCAACGTCCTCCCACTCAACGTACTTCTCTTCCTTTTTCAGGGTGTCCAGGAACTTATCCAGATTGGAGGCAACCTTTTTGGCTCTCACCTCCGCGATCACCTCATAAACGTCTATGGGTTCCCTAATCTCACTCTCTATGTGCTCCTCGTCCTCAGAAATGTGTTCTTTCTCATCTGGGATCGAAAGGATGGAGGGTAACTCCACTTTGTTTCTTGAGGCTATGGATAATATCTTTCCCTCTAAGTCGTGATAGATTTGAACTAGGGAGTCCACACCATCAAAGTTTCTATCCAGGATTTTATAGATCTCAAGGTAATTCAGGGAAATGGATTGCAATTCCTCCAACTCTTGATCCTTAAGACCTCTCAAGAAACTCTGGTAAATTCCATCCTTAGAGGATCTATCTCTTAGGTAAAGGTAATCCTTAGCCTTGAACTGGTTTATTTCTTGGTCCAAAAAGAACTGCCTCATCTCCCTATGATCCTTGAACGTCTTAATGATCTTTATTGCGTAATCGGTCACCAAAAGGGACACGTTGTCCTGATATGAGAAGGGCTCACCATAGATGTAATCGAAGCCCAAGCACTTCCTCACATCATTAACCGAGACGCACCCCTTGTTGACGTCTAAGACCACCGCCTCTCCCTGATCTTTGACTATGACGAAGTCCTTCACAGGGTCAATTGTCTCCACATAGGTCACTCCAGATACATCGAAGGAGTTTCTCCTTAGAGCCATCGCCACTTGATATCTAGTCTGATGGAACTGATCCAGGAACTCCATGATGGAAAAGATGGATTGAAGACTTTATACTTATTTAGAGACAGGTCTCAGGTCAGTTAAGAATTATGGAAGGTTCAATTATTTCCGTAAAGTACTATTTAAGGGGAAATCAGCTCTTCTTCATGAGAACCATCATTAAGTGGTGAACTTCTACTTCATGAGCCCTTTGTTTCCCGAGCAGATAAGGAACTTCACCATTCCGAAGGCCTTCAATCACCTAACCATGGCCTTCCCGTTTATACGTTTCTCTCGCGTGCCTATGATGTCCTCTAGATGATCCTCCAGACTAGTAGAGATCTACATTGTCGCATAACCTGTCCAATCATCCATGACTAATACTTTTGATGAGTACCTAGGCGCTCCGAAAGCTCCCCATATGGAAGAACCCCTCTCAACTCTCTCCGTCTCGTGAGATCCTAGAACTTCCTTAACGTCTCAAGAAGGCTCTTAAGCAACTCAACCCCAGAATTCACTTCGTTTTCTAGTGACCTTTTGAGAGGAATTAACCTGGTGGTCTCGAACGTGAGATGTATGCCCGTATCGTCGTCTACCGTATATAGAAACACCTTAATTTTATCCTTCAATTTATTATTTTTCGAATACACTTCCCAAATGATATCGCTATTACTAAAGTAAACTATGGCGTTGTACTTCTTGTTTAACGAGATAACTCAGGTGTCCAGTCTTCTCTAGACTTTTCACGTCGTAAAAGAGCCTGAGAACTCCCTGGGTCAGGAAGAAAGCTCTTATCTTCCTGGGATGGAAAGGACAGTCTGGAGTTGGATAGACTTCATCGTCTTTTGACCCTTTATAAAAAGATAGATTGTGTAACGAAACTAAGAACGCATTAAGTCTTCATGGTGAATTAGCACTCGCTTATCACGGGCTTCTTTACGTCCTACTTTCATATCCTGTCTTGGGTCCTTTCGGTTGCAGGGAATCTAATCGCAAACGGGTTTTTATGTCAGGAAGAAATTCGCAAACGCGAACATTAGTGTTTCTGATGAGTTCCTAGCTAGCCACAGGTGCTTAGGGTAAATATTTACCGAAATTACTAACGTATTTACACCGAATCCGTTGCGTATATAAAGAATGTCAAAAGGCTTTTCCAACCGTTTCTGCTTCTCATTTTGATTATCTCATGTTCAACTAAGCTTGTTTTGGTAGTTAAAGACTTGTTTCAGAAATCGTTATGATACATCATTTTTATTTGTAAGAACCCATCTGACATAATGGAAGTCGTAAAAAGCATTTGTCCATTTTGCGGTGTAGGATGTGGGGTTGACCTCTACGTAGACCGGTCAACTGTTGTGAGATTGTCCCCGGCAGGAGATCACGTTGTGAGTAAAGGTCACCTATGCGGAAAAGGCACCTTGGCTTATGAACCCGCTTACTCCTGGGATAGACTAGCTTATCCATTAAAGAA containing:
- a CDS encoding type 1 glutamine amidotransferase encodes the protein MRPVLAILNHRLEGLGTLKSVFEDMGIKVTEKMATELSGRETFDGLIIMGGPMGVYQMDKYPFLRIETKLIRDAIEMGKPVLGICLGAQLISASMGGEVRKGTFGEEIGVKRVTFLKDLGVGNSAEVFHWHGDTFSLPAGATLLAYSDKYFQGFQMGSTMGLQFHVEVDSRMIREWIREYGGDTKLVDEVSEREERFRIVEDKLMHAWIDSLKG